The proteins below are encoded in one region of Sminthopsis crassicaudata isolate SCR6 chromosome 1, ASM4859323v1, whole genome shotgun sequence:
- the CRYM gene encoding ketimine reductase mu-crystallin isoform X2: protein MSGRPAFLSAAEVERYLSSSSLLLPPLEKALANFSSGPEGGVVQPVRTVVPVAKHQGFLGVMPAYSSNEDALTTKLVTFYEGVSPTSTVPSHQATVLLFEPSNGSLLLVMDGSVITAKRTAAVSAIATKFLKPPSSEILCILGAGVQAYSHYEIFTEQFSFKEVRMWNRTKKNAEKFAQTVKGDVRVCSSVQEAVTGADVIITVTMATEPILFGEWVKPGAHINAVGASRPDWRELDDVVMKNCVLYVDSREAALKESGDVILSKAEIFAELGEVVKGVKPAHREKTTVFKSLGMAIEDTVAAKLVYDSWSSGK from the exons ATGAGCGGGAGACCGGCTTTCCTGAGCGCTGCGGAAGTGGAGCGCTACCTGAGTAGCTCCAGCCTCCTGCTACCGCCCCTGGAGAAGGCCCTGGCCAACTTTTCCAGCGGCCCCGAGGGAGGAGTCGTGCAGCCAGTGCGCACCGTTGTCCCCGTGGCCAAACACCAAGg TTTCCTGGGTGTCATGCCTGCCTACAGCTCTAATGAAGATGCGCTGACCACCAAGCTAGTAACCTTCTATGAGGGCGTGAGCCCCACTTCGACAGTTCCCTCACATCAGGCCACAGTGCTGCTTTTTGAACCCAGCAATGGCTCTTTGCTCTTG GTCATGGATGGAAGTGTAATCACTGCAAAGAGGACAGCTGCTGTGTCCGCCATCGCCACCAAG tttttgaaaCCCCCTTCAAGTGAAATTTTGTGCATACTTGGTGCTGGTGTCCAGGCCTACAGTCATTATGAAATCTTCACAGAGCAATTCTCTTTTAAGGAG GTCAGGATGTGGAATCGCACCAAGAAGAATGCTGAGAAGTTTGCTCAGACAGTGAAGGGAGATGTACGAGTCTGCTCATCTGTCCAGGAGGCAGTAACAGGAGCAGATGTGATCATTACTGTCACCATGGCAACAGAACCCATTTTATTTGGAGAATGGGTGAAGCCAGGAGCCCACATCAATG CTGTTGGGGCCAGCAGACCTGACTGGAGAGAATTGGATGATGTAGTTATGAAGAATTGTGTGCTGTATGTAGATTCCCGTGAAGCAGCCCTCAAGGAGTCTGGAGATGTTATATTATCTAAg GCCGAAATCTTTGCAGAGCTGGGAGAAGTGGTAAAAGGAGTGAAGCCAGCCCACCGTGAGAAAACTACAGTTTTCAAATCTTTAG gAATGGCAATAGAAGATACAGTTGCAGCAAAATTGGTCTATGATTCTTGGTCCTCTGGTAAATGA
- the CRYM gene encoding ketimine reductase mu-crystallin isoform X1: MSGRPAFLSAAEVERYLSSSSLLLPPLEKALANFSSGPEGGVVQPVRTVVPVAKHQGFLGVMPAYSSNEDALTTKLVTFYEGVSPTSTVPSHQATVLLFEPSNGSLLLVMDGSVITAKRTAAVSAIATKVRLASNDKFYSQAVCVFVKLTFNCLLFHFFQQFLKPPSSEILCILGAGVQAYSHYEIFTEQFSFKEVRMWNRTKKNAEKFAQTVKGDVRVCSSVQEAVTGADVIITVTMATEPILFGEWVKPGAHINAVGASRPDWRELDDVVMKNCVLYVDSREAALKESGDVILSKAEIFAELGEVVKGVKPAHREKTTVFKSLGMAIEDTVAAKLVYDSWSSGK, translated from the exons ATGAGCGGGAGACCGGCTTTCCTGAGCGCTGCGGAAGTGGAGCGCTACCTGAGTAGCTCCAGCCTCCTGCTACCGCCCCTGGAGAAGGCCCTGGCCAACTTTTCCAGCGGCCCCGAGGGAGGAGTCGTGCAGCCAGTGCGCACCGTTGTCCCCGTGGCCAAACACCAAGg TTTCCTGGGTGTCATGCCTGCCTACAGCTCTAATGAAGATGCGCTGACCACCAAGCTAGTAACCTTCTATGAGGGCGTGAGCCCCACTTCGACAGTTCCCTCACATCAGGCCACAGTGCTGCTTTTTGAACCCAGCAATGGCTCTTTGCTCTTG GTCATGGATGGAAGTGTAATCACTGCAAAGAGGACAGCTGCTGTGTCCGCCATCGCCACCAAGGTAAGACTTGCTTCTAATGACAAGTTTTATAGTCAAGCTGTGTGTG TCTTTGTGAAATTGACTTTTAATTGTCTACTATTCcattttttccaacagtttttgaaaCCCCCTTCAAGTGAAATTTTGTGCATACTTGGTGCTGGTGTCCAGGCCTACAGTCATTATGAAATCTTCACAGAGCAATTCTCTTTTAAGGAG GTCAGGATGTGGAATCGCACCAAGAAGAATGCTGAGAAGTTTGCTCAGACAGTGAAGGGAGATGTACGAGTCTGCTCATCTGTCCAGGAGGCAGTAACAGGAGCAGATGTGATCATTACTGTCACCATGGCAACAGAACCCATTTTATTTGGAGAATGGGTGAAGCCAGGAGCCCACATCAATG CTGTTGGGGCCAGCAGACCTGACTGGAGAGAATTGGATGATGTAGTTATGAAGAATTGTGTGCTGTATGTAGATTCCCGTGAAGCAGCCCTCAAGGAGTCTGGAGATGTTATATTATCTAAg GCCGAAATCTTTGCAGAGCTGGGAGAAGTGGTAAAAGGAGTGAAGCCAGCCCACCGTGAGAAAACTACAGTTTTCAAATCTTTAG gAATGGCAATAGAAGATACAGTTGCAGCAAAATTGGTCTATGATTCTTGGTCCTCTGGTAAATGA